The proteins below are encoded in one region of Pseudoduganella armeniaca:
- a CDS encoding SMP-30/gluconolactonase/LRE family protein, with protein MTAQNATEKATALTPTCVWPLGAELGEGPLWHGAQQRLYFVNLVGNALHALDADGLRHTWQLPTYVCWLLPRKDGDGFMVGLRDGIARLWLEPAVRIEYLHRPFDIAGLRMNDAKVDAAGRIWAGSMNAADVKRPDGKLYRLDPDGSLHTVLTEYHICNGPTFSLDGKTMFHNDSLLDRTYAYEVRPDGSLGAPRVWRQFGPGDGSPDGMTVDSEGCVWIAQWGGGRVCRYSPAGELLVTIPMPVAQPSSVAFGGADLKTLYITSAWQGYDDARKAADPLAGALFSVQLDVPGVPAARFG; from the coding sequence GTGACCGCACAAAATGCAACTGAAAAGGCGACTGCGCTGACCCCGACCTGCGTCTGGCCCTTGGGTGCCGAACTGGGCGAAGGCCCGCTGTGGCACGGCGCCCAGCAGCGCCTGTATTTCGTCAACCTGGTCGGCAACGCGCTGCACGCGCTGGACGCGGACGGCCTGCGCCACACCTGGCAGCTGCCCACCTACGTCTGCTGGCTGCTGCCGCGCAAGGACGGCGACGGTTTCATGGTCGGCCTGCGCGACGGCATCGCCCGCCTGTGGCTGGAGCCGGCCGTGCGTATCGAGTACCTGCACCGTCCTTTTGATATCGCCGGCCTGCGCATGAACGATGCCAAGGTGGACGCGGCCGGGCGGATCTGGGCCGGCTCGATGAACGCCGCCGACGTCAAGCGCCCGGACGGCAAGCTGTACCGCCTGGACCCGGACGGCAGCCTGCACACGGTACTGACGGAATACCACATCTGCAACGGCCCCACGTTCAGCCTGGACGGCAAGACGATGTTCCACAACGACAGCCTGCTGGACCGCACCTATGCCTACGAGGTGCGGCCGGACGGCAGCCTGGGCGCGCCGCGCGTGTGGCGCCAGTTCGGCCCGGGCGATGGCTCGCCGGACGGCATGACGGTGGACAGCGAAGGTTGCGTCTGGATCGCCCAGTGGGGCGGCGGCCGGGTCTGCCGCTACAGCCCGGCCGGCGAACTGCTGGTGACGATACCGATGCCGGTGGCGCAGCCGTCGTCCGTCGCGTTCGGCGGTGCGGACCTGAAGACCTTGTACATCACCAGCGCCTGGCAGGGCTATGACGACGCGCGCAAGGCGGCCGACCCATTGGCCGGGGCCCTGTTCTCGGTCCAGCTGGACGTGCCGGGCGTGCCCGCCGCGCGGTTCGGTTGA